One Proteinivorax tanatarense DNA segment encodes these proteins:
- a CDS encoding stage V sporulation protein S encodes MQDKVLKVAETTNLNALVRVMKRQIKEKSFVEIQSIGQCSSYKAVKALIKIREYYRDIEKEVELKPEYVEIKTEGGKIKTAIKWNIKTN; translated from the coding sequence ATGCAAGACAAAGTCTTGAAAGTTGCAGAAACTACAAATTTAAACGCTTTAGTTAGAGTGATGAAAAGACAGATTAAAGAGAAAAGTTTTGTCGAAATTCAAAGTATAGGTCAATGTTCTAGCTATAAAGCCGTAAAAGCACTAATTAAAATTAGAGAATATTATAGGGATATAGAAAAAGAAGTGGAGCTAAAGCCTGAGTATGTGGAAATAAAAACAGAGGGGGGTAAAATAAAAACTGCTATAAAATGGAATATTAAAACTAACTAA